One Vallitalea pronyensis genomic region harbors:
- the ileS gene encoding isoleucine--tRNA ligase, whose product MYKKVSTDLNFQDREKEILAFWNDHDIFKKSIALRKDGPTYTFYDGPPTANGKPHIGHVLTRVIKDLIPRYRTMKGYKVLRKAGWDTHGLPVELEVEKALGLDGKEQIEEYGLEPFIEKCKESVWKYKGMWEDFSGTVGFWADMDDPYVTYHNEYIESIWWILKQIWEKDLLYKGHKIVPYCPRCGTPLSSHEVAQGYKDVKEKSVVAKFKVKDEENVYILAWTTTPWTLPSNVALSVNPVETYIKAKVNDEYFILAEALAEKVLGETYEVIQTYTGKDLEYTAYEPLFDFAKPDQKAHYVACADFVTLSDGTGVVHTAPAFGEDDAQVGRKYGLPFVQLVNEQGEFVEAVTPWKGIFVKKADPMIIDYLEEKGLLFHALDYEHSYPYCWRCDTALLYYARDTWFIKMTEIRDQLIKNNDQINWLPEAIGTKRFGNWLENVMDWGLSRDRYWGTPLNIWECDCGHRHAIGSIEELKSMSDNCPDDIELHRPYIDDVLINCPECNGKMKRASPVIDCWFDSGAMPYAQWHYPFENKEIFEDNFPADFISEAVDQTRGWFYSLLAISTLLFDKPAFKNVIVLGLVQDENGQKMSKSKGNAVDPFEALSRHGADAVRWYFYNNSAPWLPNKFYDNAVIEGQRKFMGTFWNTYAFYVLYANIDGFNPSQYTLEYDKLPLMDKWLLSKLNTLIKTVDTNLGNYLITESSRAIQEFVDDLSNWYVRRSRERFWQKDMPQDKVNAYMTLYTALSTLAKVSAPFVPFMADEIYLNLESPFYDHAPESVHLCDFPEVNEDLIDLDLEKNMDLVLRIVVNGRACRNSANIKNRQPIGKMYVKSSEGLSEMYKAIISEELNIKEVLFTEDVRAFTTYSFKPQLKTVGPKYGKLIPQIKKGLMDSDGNGLMDELKANGLVKLTIGDTLVSLAEEDLLIESAQKPGYESLTDRHVTVVLDTNLSDALIEEGYVREVISKIQTMRKEADFEVTDHIRIYAGDNDKLMKIIEENKQVILSETLADSFVEKVSQEAYEKTWNINGEKLNLAVERV is encoded by the coding sequence GTGTACAAGAAAGTATCGACGGATCTTAATTTTCAAGACCGTGAAAAAGAAATCCTAGCATTTTGGAATGATCATGATATTTTTAAGAAAAGTATAGCATTAAGAAAGGATGGACCAACGTATACATTCTATGATGGGCCACCAACGGCTAATGGTAAGCCCCATATTGGACATGTTCTTACCCGTGTTATTAAAGATTTAATTCCAAGATACCGTACCATGAAAGGGTACAAAGTCCTTCGTAAAGCTGGATGGGATACCCATGGTCTTCCAGTAGAGCTTGAAGTTGAAAAGGCTTTAGGTCTTGATGGAAAAGAGCAGATTGAAGAATATGGGCTAGAACCATTTATTGAAAAGTGTAAAGAAAGTGTTTGGAAATACAAAGGCATGTGGGAAGATTTCAGTGGCACCGTTGGATTTTGGGCGGATATGGATGATCCTTATGTGACGTATCATAACGAGTATATTGAATCAATCTGGTGGATTTTGAAGCAGATTTGGGAAAAAGATTTACTCTACAAAGGACATAAAATTGTGCCTTATTGTCCTCGTTGTGGGACGCCTCTGTCCAGTCATGAGGTAGCACAAGGTTATAAAGATGTGAAGGAAAAGTCCGTTGTGGCTAAGTTCAAGGTAAAAGATGAAGAGAATGTATACATTCTAGCTTGGACAACAACACCTTGGACATTGCCATCTAACGTGGCTCTATCCGTTAATCCTGTTGAGACGTACATTAAAGCAAAAGTGAATGATGAATACTTTATTCTTGCTGAAGCACTAGCGGAAAAAGTTCTAGGAGAAACCTATGAGGTTATCCAGACGTATACAGGTAAAGACTTAGAATATACAGCCTATGAACCGTTATTTGATTTTGCAAAACCAGACCAAAAGGCTCATTATGTAGCCTGTGCTGATTTTGTTACCTTATCCGATGGTACAGGCGTGGTGCATACGGCACCTGCATTTGGTGAAGATGATGCGCAAGTGGGACGTAAGTACGGTTTACCTTTCGTTCAACTGGTGAATGAGCAGGGTGAATTTGTGGAAGCTGTAACACCTTGGAAAGGTATCTTTGTGAAGAAAGCTGATCCAATGATCATTGATTACCTTGAGGAAAAGGGTTTATTATTCCATGCCCTTGATTATGAGCATTCCTATCCCTATTGTTGGCGATGTGATACAGCTCTTCTCTATTATGCAAGAGATACTTGGTTTATTAAAATGACAGAGATTCGTGATCAATTAATTAAAAACAATGATCAGATCAATTGGTTACCAGAAGCCATTGGTACAAAGCGTTTTGGTAACTGGTTAGAAAATGTAATGGATTGGGGCTTAAGCCGTGACCGCTATTGGGGTACACCTCTTAATATCTGGGAATGTGATTGTGGTCATCGTCATGCCATTGGCAGTATAGAAGAGTTAAAGAGCATGAGTGATAATTGTCCAGATGATATTGAACTGCATCGTCCCTACATTGATGACGTTCTTATTAACTGTCCAGAATGTAATGGAAAAATGAAGCGTGCATCACCTGTTATTGACTGTTGGTTTGATTCTGGGGCGATGCCTTATGCCCAATGGCATTATCCATTTGAAAATAAAGAGATTTTTGAAGACAATTTCCCTGCAGATTTTATCAGTGAAGCGGTAGACCAGACCAGAGGTTGGTTCTATTCCTTACTGGCCATCTCCACATTATTGTTTGATAAACCTGCATTTAAAAATGTCATCGTTCTAGGTCTTGTACAGGATGAGAATGGGCAAAAGATGTCCAAGTCAAAAGGCAATGCAGTAGACCCTTTTGAAGCCCTTAGCCGACATGGAGCAGATGCAGTCAGATGGTATTTCTATAATAATAGTGCCCCATGGCTGCCGAATAAGTTCTACGATAATGCTGTTATCGAGGGACAACGTAAATTCATGGGTACGTTTTGGAATACCTATGCTTTCTATGTGTTATATGCCAATATTGATGGCTTTAATCCGTCGCAATACACATTAGAATACGATAAGCTGCCACTTATGGATAAATGGTTATTATCCAAATTAAATACATTGATTAAAACAGTAGATACGAATCTTGGCAACTATCTGATTACAGAATCATCTAGAGCCATCCAAGAATTTGTGGATGACCTAAGTAACTGGTATGTAAGAAGAAGCCGTGAGCGTTTCTGGCAAAAGGATATGCCTCAGGATAAAGTGAATGCTTATATGACACTATATACAGCTTTATCAACTTTGGCTAAAGTTTCTGCACCTTTTGTACCATTTATGGCAGATGAAATCTACCTTAATCTGGAGAGCCCATTCTATGACCATGCTCCTGAAAGTGTTCATTTATGTGACTTCCCAGAAGTGAATGAAGACCTGATTGATTTAGACCTAGAGAAAAACATGGACCTTGTCCTTCGTATTGTTGTGAATGGACGTGCTTGCCGTAATAGTGCCAACATCAAGAACAGACAACCTATTGGTAAGATGTATGTGAAGTCATCAGAAGGCTTAAGCGAGATGTACAAAGCCATTATTTCGGAAGAGCTGAATATAAAAGAAGTGTTATTTACAGAAGATGTAAGAGCCTTCACCACCTATTCTTTCAAGCCCCAGCTTAAGACCGTTGGTCCTAAGTATGGTAAGCTAATTCCTCAGATTAAAAAAGGATTAATGGATAGTGACGGTAATGGGTTGATGGATGAATTAAAAGCAAACGGTTTGGTAAAATTGACAATTGGTGATACCCTTGTGTCATTAGCTGAAGAAGATTTACTCATTGAATCAGCTCAGAAACCGGGCTATGAATCCTTAACAGATCGACATGTAACAGTGGTTCTAGATACGAACCTCTCCGATGCATTAATTGAAGAAGGTTATGTAAGAGAGGTCATCAGTAAGATTCAGACCATGAGAAAAGAAGCGGATTTTGAGGTAACGGATCATATTCGCATCTACGCTGGGGATAACGATAAACTGATGAAAATCATTGAAGAGAATAAACAAGTTATCTTATCTGAGACATTAGCAGATTCCTTTGTTGAAAAGGTTTCACAAGAAGCTTATGAAAAAACATGGAATATTAATGGCGAGAAGTTAAATCTGGCAGTAGAAAGAGTATAA
- a CDS encoding choice-of-anchor J domain-containing protein, whose product MKRTKIVLSLVLTLSMLFAINVTYVSAAVEDEWDTNRYGDVIDIGPRLRANQKDPDFMEELNKQIRSFAERNDINLMRSKVVENGNFTFNGGNKIFLGHDELGSPYLKTYTLRGIGQHIEVWIADDLTYPDDRPTPEITQEQVDRVVDVFDKTIYPKDTDFFGDTDSHTGNHATLPGMIGLEPDYYVAEDGVERVILLVDNIRDTYYHNPSYPLIIAGFYAPGYQDYFDRNVINLTARSWAERLDEWFGTVAHEFQHLIHDDNDSSEETWLNEGMSDFAEYLCFGTHPQSHVNAFIDKPENSLVTWDEHGDAATGPETLSDYGQAYLLQLYIKDALGEDFIKTLARNEKQGIESVNEVLAQAGEDYDFEELFRRFSIAVAIDTFLPGWGDYYFDSIDVNVNFESALAFDKDGVPAWGADYKVLQADGPIHNIKINGIEFMPIPWQVKEDPVKGTVLWGNNGHLMDNQLIFKADLTGASSPVLTFDTFVDIEPMWDAGMVQVSTDNGNTWTSLANENTVGQDTFPLNDQAPQIYNNLPGLSRNDQAWGSESFDLSTYAGQEVLVGFRYMTDAGYNDTGWFIDNIAIDEIGYSHNCDSLEGFLSIDQIQDTKVEYAVTFINEKKLGSLKFYNVHSVNPFNITEKDSIKLKSFFITGTNYMIVWYPAPIGKKGTVDFTYEIITWEDYINDLFDR is encoded by the coding sequence ATGAAAAGAACTAAAATTGTATTAAGTTTGGTACTTACATTAAGTATGCTGTTTGCCATTAATGTAACCTATGTAAGTGCAGCTGTCGAAGATGAGTGGGACACAAATCGTTATGGCGATGTTATCGATATTGGTCCTAGACTAAGAGCAAACCAAAAAGATCCTGATTTTATGGAAGAATTAAACAAGCAAATCCGATCCTTCGCTGAAAGAAATGACATAAACCTTATGCGCTCCAAAGTTGTGGAAAATGGTAATTTCACTTTTAATGGGGGAAATAAAATATTCCTCGGTCATGATGAACTTGGCTCTCCTTACCTAAAAACATACACCCTTCGTGGCATAGGTCAACATATTGAAGTATGGATAGCGGATGACCTGACATATCCTGATGATCGTCCAACACCTGAAATCACCCAAGAACAAGTGGACCGTGTGGTAGATGTTTTTGATAAAACCATCTATCCCAAGGATACAGACTTTTTTGGAGATACGGATTCACATACTGGTAACCATGCAACCCTTCCAGGTATGATCGGCTTAGAACCTGATTATTATGTGGCAGAAGATGGCGTAGAGCGCGTTATCCTATTGGTCGATAACATCCGAGATACATATTATCATAATCCAAGTTATCCACTTATTATAGCTGGTTTCTATGCACCAGGATATCAAGATTATTTTGATCGTAACGTGATTAATCTAACAGCAAGAAGTTGGGCTGAAAGATTAGATGAATGGTTTGGTACCGTTGCCCATGAGTTCCAGCATCTCATTCATGACGATAACGATTCTTCTGAAGAAACTTGGCTGAATGAAGGTATGTCTGATTTCGCTGAATACTTGTGCTTCGGTACGCATCCACAATCACATGTGAATGCATTCATAGACAAGCCTGAGAATTCCTTAGTGACTTGGGATGAACATGGTGATGCAGCAACCGGTCCTGAAACATTATCGGACTATGGTCAAGCCTATCTCCTTCAACTCTATATCAAAGACGCCCTTGGTGAAGATTTTATTAAAACTTTAGCCAGAAACGAAAAGCAAGGGATTGAAAGTGTTAATGAAGTGCTGGCCCAAGCAGGTGAAGATTATGATTTTGAAGAGTTATTTAGACGTTTTAGCATAGCTGTTGCTATTGATACTTTCCTTCCAGGTTGGGGCGATTACTATTTTGACAGTATCGATGTGAATGTTAATTTTGAATCCGCTCTTGCTTTTGATAAAGATGGTGTTCCTGCATGGGGAGCAGATTACAAGGTACTCCAAGCTGATGGTCCAATCCACAACATAAAAATCAACGGTATCGAATTCATGCCAATCCCTTGGCAAGTCAAAGAAGACCCTGTAAAAGGTACGGTTCTTTGGGGTAATAACGGTCATCTCATGGATAACCAATTAATCTTTAAAGCAGATTTAACAGGTGCATCAAGTCCTGTGCTTACCTTTGATACCTTTGTTGATATAGAACCTATGTGGGATGCAGGCATGGTTCAAGTATCCACAGATAACGGCAACACATGGACAAGTCTTGCTAATGAAAACACCGTTGGTCAAGATACCTTCCCATTGAATGACCAAGCACCTCAAATCTATAACAATTTACCTGGCTTATCCAGAAATGATCAAGCTTGGGGCAGCGAATCCTTTGATTTATCCACCTATGCTGGTCAGGAAGTATTGGTAGGTTTTAGATACATGACGGACGCTGGTTACAACGATACGGGCTGGTTCATTGACAACATTGCCATAGATGAAATCGGCTATAGCCATAATTGTGATTCATTAGAAGGATTCCTAAGTATTGATCAGATTCAAGATACCAAAGTAGAATACGCTGTGACATTCATCAACGAGAAAAAATTAGGTTCATTAAAATTCTATAATGTACATAGTGTGAATCCCTTTAACATTACAGAAAAAGATTCTATTAAATTAAAATCTTTCTTCATAACAGGCACGAACTACATGATCGTCTGGTACCCTGCACCTATCGGCAAAAAAGGTACCGTTGATTTTACCTATGAAATCATCACCTGGGAAGATTATATTAACGACTTATTTGATCGTTAA
- a CDS encoding glycogen/starch/alpha-glucan phosphorylase — protein MTRWDLTAEEFKEAVLENIKNQFRRTIDQATKEQIFQAVALAVKDIIVDEWIETHKTYETKDPKTVYYLSMEFLMGRALGNSILNLRVYDVVKEVMDALDIDLNIIEDQEPDPGLGNGGLGRLAACFLDSLATLDYPAYGCGIRYRYGIFEQQIVDGYQVERPDEWLKNGNPFEIKREEYGVEVKFLGSVRVVKEPNGRDKFIHENYQSVRAVPYDIPIVGYNNYTVNTLRLWDAEAIRKFDLESFDRGEYHKAVEQENLAKTIVEVLYPNDNHYQGKELRLKQQYFFVSATVQQVLRKFKQKHTHIGLLPEKVVFHINDTHPSLAIPELMRLLLDEEGLEWDEAWALTTKTCAYTNHTIMSEALEKWPVELFSRLLPRIYMIVEEINRRFNHFLIKDYMVKKEHLHRMAIIADGDIRMAYMSIVGSYSVNGVARLHTEIIKQEVLKDFYQVYPNKFNSKTNGITQRRFLLLANPALATFITERIGSGWVTDLPQLKGLETYVDREEDQKLFMAIKQHNKERLADYIKEHEGINVDPHSIFDIQVKRLHEYKRQLMNILHVMYLYNQLKEHSDYDMVPRTFIFGAKAAPGYRRAKLIIKLINSVADVINNDPNIHHKIKVVFIENYCVSNAQIIFSAADVSEQISTASKEASGTGNMKFMLNGAVTLGTMDGANIEIVEEVGEENSFIFGMSSQEVIRFQHTGAYNPWDIYNKNKDIRKVLIQLINGYYMPDDPDLFREIYDALLDGEGQPPDPYYILKDFESYKEAQKKVDEAYRDKKRWAKMAMLNTANSGKFSSDRTIEQYATEIWGLQKTPVDIRK, from the coding sequence ATGACCAGATGGGATTTGACGGCAGAAGAATTCAAAGAGGCTGTTTTGGAAAATATTAAAAATCAATTTAGAAGAACAATTGATCAGGCAACCAAAGAGCAGATATTTCAAGCCGTAGCTCTAGCAGTAAAAGATATTATTGTTGATGAATGGATAGAAACCCATAAAACCTACGAAACCAAAGACCCTAAGACCGTCTATTATTTATCCATGGAATTTCTAATGGGAAGAGCCCTGGGCAATAGTATATTAAACTTAAGAGTGTATGATGTGGTGAAGGAAGTCATGGACGCTTTAGACATTGACCTCAATATCATTGAAGACCAAGAACCAGACCCAGGTTTAGGTAATGGTGGGCTTGGACGATTAGCTGCATGTTTTTTGGATTCATTAGCAACACTTGACTATCCCGCTTATGGTTGTGGTATAAGGTACCGGTATGGTATTTTTGAACAACAGATTGTGGATGGTTATCAGGTAGAACGTCCTGATGAATGGTTAAAGAATGGTAATCCTTTTGAAATAAAAAGAGAAGAATATGGGGTTGAAGTTAAATTCTTAGGTAGCGTACGTGTTGTCAAGGAACCTAATGGACGGGATAAATTCATTCATGAAAATTACCAATCTGTTAGAGCGGTACCTTACGACATCCCCATTGTAGGCTATAATAATTATACGGTGAACACCCTGCGTTTATGGGATGCTGAAGCCATTAGAAAATTTGATTTAGAATCCTTTGATCGAGGTGAATACCACAAAGCTGTTGAGCAGGAAAATCTAGCAAAAACCATCGTCGAAGTACTCTATCCCAATGATAATCATTACCAAGGGAAAGAACTAAGGCTAAAACAGCAATATTTCTTTGTATCAGCAACGGTACAGCAGGTATTACGGAAATTTAAGCAGAAGCATACCCATATAGGATTATTACCAGAAAAAGTTGTTTTTCATATTAATGATACCCATCCTTCTCTAGCTATACCTGAACTGATGCGGCTATTGCTGGATGAAGAAGGTCTTGAATGGGATGAAGCATGGGCGTTGACGACGAAGACCTGTGCTTATACGAATCATACCATTATGAGTGAAGCTTTAGAGAAATGGCCCGTTGAGCTTTTTAGTCGTCTATTACCAAGAATCTATATGATTGTTGAAGAAATCAACCGTCGCTTTAATCATTTTTTGATTAAAGATTATATGGTGAAGAAAGAGCATCTCCACCGGATGGCCATTATAGCAGATGGTGACATTCGAATGGCCTATATGAGTATCGTTGGTAGTTACTCTGTCAATGGTGTAGCACGCTTACACACGGAGATTATTAAACAGGAAGTATTAAAAGATTTTTATCAAGTGTATCCCAATAAATTCAACAGTAAAACCAATGGTATCACCCAAAGGCGTTTTCTACTGCTTGCAAATCCAGCATTGGCAACCTTCATTACAGAGCGTATCGGTAGCGGATGGGTTACGGATTTACCTCAGTTAAAGGGGTTAGAAACCTATGTGGATAGGGAAGAAGACCAGAAGTTGTTCATGGCCATCAAACAGCATAATAAAGAACGGTTGGCTGACTATATAAAAGAACATGAAGGTATAAACGTAGACCCTCATTCTATTTTTGATATTCAAGTGAAACGACTCCATGAATATAAACGTCAGCTTATGAATATTCTACATGTGATGTACCTCTATAATCAACTAAAAGAACACTCAGACTATGATATGGTACCGCGAACATTTATTTTTGGTGCCAAGGCTGCACCTGGATACAGACGAGCGAAATTGATTATTAAACTCATTAACAGCGTAGCAGATGTGATTAACAATGACCCCAACATCCATCATAAGATTAAAGTGGTCTTTATTGAGAATTATTGTGTATCCAATGCCCAGATTATTTTCTCAGCAGCAGATGTAAGCGAACAGATATCCACAGCCAGTAAAGAGGCATCTGGAACGGGTAATATGAAGTTTATGCTCAATGGAGCAGTAACACTTGGTACCATGGATGGCGCTAATATAGAGATTGTTGAAGAAGTAGGTGAAGAAAACAGTTTTATTTTTGGCATGTCATCCCAAGAGGTCATTCGATTCCAGCACACAGGGGCTTATAACCCATGGGATATCTATAATAAAAACAAAGATATCAGGAAAGTGTTAATTCAGCTTATTAATGGGTATTATATGCCTGATGACCCAGATTTGTTCCGCGAAATCTATGACGCATTGTTAGATGGTGAAGGACAGCCGCCTGACCCCTATTATATTTTAAAAGATTTTGAAAGCTATAAAGAAGCTCAAAAAAAAGTAGATGAAGCTTATCGAGACAAAAAAAGATGGGCAAAAATGGCCATGTTAAACACAGCCAACAGCGGCAAGTTCTCGTCGGATAGAACCATTGAGCAGTATGCCACGGAAATATGGGGTTTGCAGAAAACACCTGTTGACATTAGAAAGTAA
- a CDS encoding cache domain-containing sensor histidine kinase, with amino-acid sequence MKKVEFNSIWAKISIGFMIILVPIFILGYMSQKLAADELKQQTIQSTMSTIHQTSKNVDNIMTSIQELYKQISVDPRFQMYLASNFQALSDYDQHKKNSDMEDIFIEYANTNLYISKIILLVDEKKYVFPHTNGSSMSRDHMIHYIQQAAWYKDAVDKKGKLGWVGRHTEIDELFHSDDLIRDYAMSAVGMVKNYPVKKEMGILVFNINPINIRRVLEGVHLGSNSEVHLISPDGRDIYLRSRDNKMIMTMENTFNNEELLNATDKKGFSYEDYHGKKHLMIYESIGDTGYMVVGLIPESHLMQSSKKIKNLTYGLIFFIGLLVIIIGFYIVPRSISNRINVLIQKMIKVEQGDLVITQTIDSNDEIGIIDRHFNKMVKKLEALIQDNYVKQLKKREAELNALQFQINPHFLYNTLEIMNAIASVHKCYAICDISENLGEMFRYSISSDTSDFVNLSDELSHIKNYINIQKVRFGDRFEVYYDIEEGIEETKVLKFILQPIVENAMTHGFSKDMEKGFLEIAAFRDKHKLIIQVLDDGCGMDKDEVIRLNKAINEGTESLFSGDKSIGLKNVNMRIKLAYGQQYGIYLFSGENEGTRVIYTLPICEEYLLDDNKRIKE; translated from the coding sequence ATGAAAAAAGTAGAATTTAACAGCATATGGGCTAAAATAAGTATTGGCTTCATGATTATTCTTGTTCCCATATTTATATTAGGTTACATGTCCCAAAAGTTAGCAGCCGATGAGTTAAAGCAGCAAACCATACAATCCACCATGAGTACCATCCATCAAACATCTAAAAATGTAGATAATATTATGACATCCATACAAGAGCTCTATAAGCAAATAAGTGTGGATCCTCGATTTCAGATGTACCTCGCATCGAACTTTCAAGCATTATCGGACTATGACCAGCATAAAAAAAATAGTGACATGGAAGATATTTTTATTGAATACGCCAATACGAACTTGTACATATCTAAAATCATCCTATTGGTAGATGAAAAAAAGTATGTGTTCCCTCATACGAACGGCAGCTCTATGTCCCGTGACCATATGATTCATTACATTCAACAAGCAGCATGGTATAAGGATGCCGTTGATAAAAAAGGTAAACTTGGCTGGGTAGGCAGACATACAGAAATAGATGAGCTGTTTCATAGTGATGACCTTATTCGAGACTATGCCATGTCAGCAGTGGGTATGGTAAAGAATTACCCTGTAAAAAAAGAAATGGGTATACTGGTTTTTAACATTAACCCAATCAATATCCGCCGAGTATTAGAAGGTGTTCATCTAGGGTCGAATAGTGAGGTCCATCTCATAAGCCCAGATGGAAGAGATATTTACTTAAGAAGCCGTGATAATAAGATGATCATGACCATGGAGAATACCTTTAACAATGAAGAATTGTTGAACGCCACTGATAAAAAAGGATTTTCTTATGAAGACTATCATGGTAAAAAGCACTTAATGATCTATGAGAGTATTGGCGATACAGGATACATGGTAGTGGGTCTTATTCCCGAATCCCATTTAATGCAATCCTCAAAAAAAATAAAAAACCTTACATACGGTCTTATTTTTTTCATAGGCCTATTGGTCATAATTATCGGTTTCTATATCGTACCAAGAAGTATTTCAAATAGGATAAACGTGCTTATTCAAAAAATGATTAAAGTTGAACAAGGGGATTTGGTCATTACGCAAACCATTGATAGCAATGACGAGATCGGTATAATTGATAGGCACTTTAATAAAATGGTCAAAAAACTGGAGGCTCTTATACAAGATAATTATGTAAAGCAGTTAAAAAAGAGAGAGGCAGAGTTAAATGCTCTGCAATTTCAGATTAACCCGCATTTTTTGTATAATACCCTGGAAATTATGAATGCCATTGCTTCTGTTCATAAATGTTATGCTATATGTGACATCAGTGAAAACCTTGGTGAGATGTTTAGGTATAGCATTAGCTCGGATACCAGTGACTTTGTAAATCTTAGTGACGAACTCAGTCATATTAAAAACTATATTAATATTCAAAAGGTTAGATTTGGAGACCGGTTTGAAGTATATTATGATATTGAAGAAGGTATCGAAGAAACGAAGGTACTAAAATTCATCCTTCAGCCTATCGTGGAAAATGCCATGACCCATGGGTTTTCAAAGGACATGGAAAAAGGTTTTCTTGAAATTGCAGCCTTTAGAGATAAGCATAAACTGATTATACAGGTATTAGATGATGGCTGCGGTATGGATAAAGATGAAGTCATAAGGCTAAACAAAGCCATAAATGAAGGAACAGAATCCCTATTCAGTGGTGATAAAAGCATTGGCCTAAAAAATGTCAACATGCGTATTAAGCTGGCATACGGACAGCAATATGGGATATATCTATTCAGTGGGGAAAATGAGGGCACCCGGGTGATCTATACGTTACCCATCTGTGAAGAATACTTGTTAGACGACAATAAACGGATCAAGGAGTGA
- a CDS encoding response regulator transcription factor, translated as MVYKILIVDDEKWIRKGIMSKLQHHQYTFSHVYEAENGVVALEIIEKEQPNIVITDIKMPLMDGIELMKAAKAYTDIKFIIVSGYADFEYARQAIEMSSYGYILKPISDQNFTRVLKKAMDDLEKKRDIHLLMQEKKVLEENNQAYMLNQQLNQAFHNNVTMSMDPYRYFVLGILHVHTTGPHGTKKTKPVIHTIKKHLKDDVSKMDSPIILADNYNNRHQIMVLLMGDDAVTLYKQSQKTFIHLFNGLKKWFDEPIAIGHSHPRQDITNTLYKQAMNALGYRLNKGYNRIYTYSEEQHDVDLPKEKINLLKHYIEGGHTGGIQDILQDIFSLKSLKNATSRHVKQCFMTIWNQFYQACKDKQIKHNHVIDSTFNSEKLFNQFDDLPALTSYLYTTIVDVLALSNDSNNLDMDNINKAKAYIEKHYREEITVKDLAHQLAMNPNYLSSAFKKEVGKSFKSYLTDKRIGEACQLLLETKASVAQISQSVGYVDPQYFYRVFKKHMDVTPLAYRNKNR; from the coding sequence ATGGTGTATAAGATTTTAATTGTGGATGATGAAAAATGGATACGGAAAGGTATTATGTCAAAATTGCAGCATCACCAATACACATTTTCTCATGTTTATGAAGCTGAAAATGGCGTAGTTGCCCTTGAAATAATTGAAAAAGAACAACCGAATATTGTCATTACAGATATAAAAATGCCCTTAATGGACGGCATTGAACTCATGAAAGCAGCAAAAGCCTATACGGATATTAAATTTATTATCGTCAGCGGGTACGCAGACTTTGAATATGCAAGACAAGCCATTGAGATGAGTAGCTATGGTTATATCTTAAAACCTATTTCCGATCAAAATTTTACACGGGTCTTAAAAAAAGCCATGGATGATCTGGAGAAGAAAAGAGATATTCACCTATTGATGCAAGAGAAAAAGGTACTTGAGGAAAATAATCAAGCCTACATGCTCAATCAGCAACTTAATCAGGCTTTTCACAACAATGTAACCATGTCCATGGATCCCTACCGTTATTTTGTTTTAGGCATACTGCATGTCCATACAACTGGACCCCATGGGACAAAAAAAACGAAACCGGTGATACATACCATTAAAAAGCATCTAAAAGATGATGTGAGTAAAATGGACTCACCCATCATCCTAGCGGATAATTATAATAACCGGCATCAAATCATGGTGTTACTGATGGGTGATGATGCGGTGACATTATACAAACAAAGCCAGAAAACCTTTATCCACCTCTTCAATGGACTAAAGAAATGGTTTGATGAACCCATTGCCATTGGTCACAGTCACCCTAGACAAGACATAACGAACACGTTATACAAGCAAGCCATGAATGCATTAGGATACCGTCTGAATAAAGGGTACAATAGAATATATACCTATTCAGAGGAACAACATGATGTTGATCTTCCAAAAGAAAAAATAAACCTTCTTAAGCATTACATTGAGGGAGGTCATACAGGGGGTATTCAAGATATATTACAAGATATCTTTTCACTAAAGTCCCTTAAAAATGCCACTAGCAGACATGTAAAACAATGTTTTATGACCATATGGAACCAATTTTATCAGGCGTGTAAAGATAAGCAGATAAAACACAATCATGTGATAGACAGCACATTTAATAGTGAAAAGCTTTTCAATCAGTTTGATGATTTGCCTGCTTTAACATCATACTTATACACCACCATCGTTGATGTATTAGCACTAAGCAATGATAGCAATAACCTGGACATGGATAACATCAACAAAGCTAAGGCATACATTGAAAAACATTATAGAGAAGAAATTACCGTAAAAGACTTAGCCCATCAGTTAGCCATGAACCCCAACTACTTATCCTCTGCATTTAAAAAAGAAGTAGGTAAATCCTTTAAATCCTATCTAACAGATAAACGCATAGGAGAAGCCTGTCAGCTACTACTAGAAACAAAAGCTAGTGTAGCCCAGATATCCCAAAGCGTCGGTTACGTAGACCCTCAATATTTTTATCGTGTGTTTAAGAAACATATGGACGTAACCCCCCTAGCCTATAGAAATAAAAATCGATGA